From Spirochaetota bacterium:
ATTCCACGAACACCGGCCCCGGCACGCCCGAGCTCGCCGCGAGAAACGCATGCCTGAGGACCGGGAGTATGTCGCAGTTTTTTCTGATCGTGAGCGAGTCCTTCGCGACAACGCGCATCAGGGAGAGCTGGTCGATGTCTTGCAGAGAGCCACGGCCCTTGAGCACCGTGGCCGCGGCCCCGCCCAGGAGTATGAGAGGCGTCTCGGCCATGCGGGCGTTCTTGATCGCGGTGACGGTGTTCGTGACGCCGGGGCCCGCGGTCACGGCCGCGACGCCCGGGACGCCCGTGAGGCGCGCGACGGTGTCGGCGGCGAACACGGCGGTCGCCTCGTCACGCACGTCCACGACCCGGATTCCCGAGGCCTTCGCGGCGACGAGTATGGGCGAGATGTGCCCGCCGCAGAGTGTGAAGAGAAAGCGCACCCCCTGTGCACTAAGCGCCTTCGCGATGATGTCGCCCCCGTTCATTTTTTCGCCTTCCCGTCCAGGACGTGGCGTTCGGGTACCATGCAGGTAAACTCACCCTCGAAAATCTGGCCGCCGTCCTTTTTAATCTCGACGCGCACGCTGCGCCAGGGGCCCGTGATGGAATCGACGGCGGCGTAGGCGGTCAGCACGTCGCCCGCGACGGCCGGTTTCCGGAACGAGACCTTCGCACCGGCAAGCACCACGGTGCGCCGGTTCACCGCGAGCATCGCCGCGTAATCGGCGAGGCCGAACAGGAAGCCCCCGTGGACGAGCCCGG
This genomic window contains:
- a CDS encoding PaaI family thioesterase, whose translation is MTIQQITTHTSIDQTLCGTPLEVETDSRSVVELTLLPSMCADGTGLVHGGFLFGLADYAAMLAVNRRTVVLAGAKVSFRKPAVAGDVLTAYAAVDSITGPWRSVRVEIKKDGGQIFEGEFTCMVPERHVLDGKAKK